Within Phycisphaeraceae bacterium, the genomic segment GCGCGCTCCTGCCACTCGCGGCAGAGAAGCATGTGATGGATGCGATCCGCCACCCCCTCGATGTGCCCGAACATCATCGTGGCGCTCGTATGCATGCCGAGGCGATGCGCCTCGTACATGGTGGTGAGCCACGCCTCTGCCGTGCACTTGCCGAGCCCGATCTTCCGACGCACCGCCGGAGCGAAGATCTCACCGCCACCTCCCGGCACCGAGCTCAGACCAGCCGACTTCAGGCGCTCGAGCACCCATCGCACCTTCTCGCCGAGGGACGCCCCCGGCGGATCGAAGAAGCGCACGAACTCGATGAACTCGGGGGGACTGAAGGCGTGAATGTGAACCTGCGGGAAGCGCTCTCGAATCGCCGCGAGGAGCTGCTCATACCAGGACAGCGGCAACTCCGGGTTCATGCCACCCTGCATCAGGATCTGCGTGCCGCCGATGGCGACGAGCTCCTCGACCTTCGCGAGGATGGCGTCGATCGAGAGGGTGTAGGCGTCGGCCTCGTCACCATCGCGCCGGAAGGCGCAGAAGGTGCAGCGCGCGGTACAGACATTCGTGTAGTTGATGTTGCGATCGATCACATAGGTCCGGATCGAGTCGCCGTGCAGCGCCCGGCATCGACGATCCGCCCAGGCGCCGAGTTCTTCGAGGGGCATGCGATGCCAGAGGTCAAGCGCCTGTTCGCCCGACAGGCGCACTTCACCCGCGACCACGGCGTCGAGGAAGCCCGGATCGAGGGCGTCATGCGCTGAGGCGGCCGATGCAGGAGCCGGGATGGACGACTTCGTCGTCATGTCACTCTGGGCACTCTGGCGTTCGACTGGCGGCCTAGTTCGATGCACCCACGGTCAGATCGACGGTCCGGAAGGGAATCTTCCGCTCGTCCAGCCAGCGCCGGAGCTCCGGTCCGCTGTCGACCCGAATGACGCGCCGCTCGGCGGCGTCGATGCCGCGGGAGCGCATCAGGGCCTTCAAGGTTCCCGGAAGTCCGAACTCGACTTCCTCGTGGTAGACATCGCGCTGCTCGACATCGCCGCCGTGCTTTTCGATCAGCTCCACGATGATCTCGTGGACGAGATCCTCGGGCGCACTGGCGCCGGCGGTGATGAGGACTGTGCCCACGCCATCGAACCACTCGGAGCGAATCTCGCTCTTGTCGTCGATGAGCCGAGCCGGCGTCCCGACATTCTGAGAAATCTCCGTGAGACGCAGCGAGTTCGAACTGTTGCGGCTGCCGACCACCAGCACAAGGTCTGCGTCGGGGGCGATGGCCCGCACCGCGCGCTGCCGGTTCGTCGTCGCGTAGCAGATGTCGCTCGTCGGTGGCTCCTTGATGTCGGGGAACGCTCGCTTGAGCGCCGCGATGATGATCCCGGCGTCATCGGTCGAGAGTGTCGTCTGCGTGAGGTAGACGAGCTTCGAGGTGTCCTTGATCACGAGCTTCGGAATGTCGTCGGGACTCTCGACGACCTGAATCGCCTCCGGCGCCTCGCCGCGCGTGCCGATCACCTCCTGATGCGAGGCGTGACCGATGAGCAGAATCTGGAAGCCCTTGCGCGCGTATCGAATCGCCTCGGCGTGCACCTTGGTGACCAGCGGACAGGTGGCGTCGATCGCCGTCAGCCGCCGCACCGCGGCCTCGGCGCGGATCGCGGGGCTCACGCCATGGGCGCTGAAGACCACGATGGCGCCGTCGGGCACTTCCTCAATGCTCTCAACGAACATCACACCGCGCCCCTTGAATCGCTCCACGACATGCTTGTTGTGCACGATCTCGTGATAGACGCAGATCCGCTCCCCCGGGCAGATGTCGAGGAGCTGGTCGACCACATCGATGGCCATGTAGACGCCGGCGCAGAAGCCGCGTGGGTTGGCCAGGATCAGTTTCATGGAATCAATCCTAGCACGCGGCGGCGCCTCCACCGACGGGTCCTGCGGGCCGTCGCGTGGCTCCTCCCTGCGGGTCGCGCGAACCCTGACATCGTCTCCTACACTCGCCGCTTCCATGAACGCAACGCAGAAGGTCTGGATCGATGGCGCTCTTGTGCCCGCGTCGCAGGCCACCGTCTCGGTCTTCGACCACGGCCTTCTCTACGGTGACGGCT encodes:
- the ispH gene encoding 4-hydroxy-3-methylbut-2-enyl diphosphate reductase, which translates into the protein MKLILANPRGFCAGVYMAIDVVDQLLDICPGERICVYHEIVHNKHVVERFKGRGVMFVESIEEVPDGAIVVFSAHGVSPAIRAEAAVRRLTAIDATCPLVTKVHAEAIRYARKGFQILLIGHASHQEVIGTRGEAPEAIQVVESPDDIPKLVIKDTSKLVYLTQTTLSTDDAGIIIAALKRAFPDIKEPPTSDICYATTNRQRAVRAIAPDADLVLVVGSRNSSNSLRLTEISQNVGTPARLIDDKSEIRSEWFDGVGTVLITAGASAPEDLVHEIIVELIEKHGGDVEQRDVYHEEVEFGLPGTLKALMRSRGIDAAERRVIRVDSGPELRRWLDERKIPFRTVDLTVGASN
- a CDS encoding radical SAM protein encodes the protein MTTKSSIPAPASAASAHDALDPGFLDAVVAGEVRLSGEQALDLWHRMPLEELGAWADRRCRALHGDSIRTYVIDRNINYTNVCTARCTFCAFRRDGDEADAYTLSIDAILAKVEELVAIGGTQILMQGGMNPELPLSWYEQLLAAIRERFPQVHIHAFSPPEFIEFVRFFDPPGASLGEKVRWVLERLKSAGLSSVPGGGGEIFAPAVRRKIGLGKCTAEAWLTTMYEAHRLGMHTSATMMFGHIEGVADRIHHMLLCREWQERALRDFGAEAGGRYMAFISWPFQRENTPLGRAREWDRDSDAPFPGDVVATLDGRGVKEAHPEFGRFVRMSGATDYLRTQALSRLVIDNIWSIGSSWVTMGPHVGQVGLRFGANDMGSVMMEENVVSSAGTAYCMNEPMLCRLIRDAGLLPAQRDNAYEILRVHDGPESPDLRVTDWSSLRVQKLHRQGISGESTPTSGSERVELTVTAEPSGTP